A genomic region of Papaver somniferum cultivar HN1 chromosome 7, ASM357369v1, whole genome shotgun sequence contains the following coding sequences:
- the LOC113298600 gene encoding auxin response factor 18-like has translation MQEMEKNLHSQLDSQLWHACAGGMVQMPNVNSKVFYFPQGQAEHAHGNVDFGPSPSRVPPLILCRVAAVKYMADPESDEVYSKIKLVPVRNNEPDYEDDGVANNGIGNGSEEKPASFAKTLTQSDANNGGGFSVPRYCAETIFPRLDYSADPPVQTVLAKDVHGEIWKFRHIYRGTPRRHLLTTGWSTFVNHKKLIAGDSIVFLRTENGDLCVGIRRAKRGIGGGQESLSGWNPAAGNCASPYAGFSVFLREDDKRNGNGGNLKSGPRGKERVRPESVIEAATLAANGQPFEIVYYPRASTPEFCVKASLVSTAMRVPWCGGMRFKMAFETEDSSRISWFMGTISSAQVVDPVRWPGSPWRLLQVTWDEPDLLQNVKRVSPWLVELVSSMPAIHLSPFSPPRKKLRLPPHPDFPLEGQFTLPSFSTNPLGSSSPLCCISNNTSAGIQGARHIQFGTSLSDLHFNKLQSGLHPSFFQSLDHAPPLTRTQNGLTMNKADSSEDVSWLTIGNSSPSSKKACEAITPQFVLFGQPILTEQQMSLSFSSETVSQVVNGNSSSPEKTLSSVSFSPMVNQCPQQENPSSEGFPFLKDRQMIDMGLETGQCKVFMESEDVGRTLDLSVLNSYEELYRKLADMFLIEPPETLNHVVYLNMTGAVKHAGDEPFSEFKNSAKRLTVLADAGSDNQGKRKWMTGARNAESGIDTSNKTGQLSIFA, from the exons ATGCAAGAGATGGAGAAAAACTTGCATTCTCAGCTTGATTCACAACTATGGCATGCTTGTGCTGGAGGAATGGTGCAAATGCCGAATGTCAATTCCAAGGTTTTTTACTTTCCACAAGGTCAAGCGGAGCATGCTCATGGGAATGTAGATTTTGGCCCATCACCCTCAAGGGTACCTCCGTTGATTCTTTGCAGAGTTGCTGCTGTCAAGTATATGGCGGATCCCGAGTCTGATGAGGTTTATTCCAAAATTAAGTTGGTTCCAGTGAGGAACAATGAGCCTGATTATGAGGATGATGGGGTTGCTAATAATGGGATTGGGAATGGGTCTGAGGAGAAACCTGCTTCCTTTGCAAAGACATTAACTCAGTCTGATGCTAATAATGGCGGTGGTTTCTCTGTTCCTCGTTATTGTGCCGAAACAATCTTTCCTAGATTGGATTATTCAGCTGACCCTCCTGTCCAAACTGTTCTTGCCAAGGATGTCCATGGTGAGATTTGGAAATTTAGGCACATTTATCGAGGTACACCTCGCAGGCATTTGTTGACTACAGGGTGGAGTACTTTTGTGAATCATAAGAAGCTCATTGCAGGGGACTCCATTGTGTTTTTGAGGACAGAGAATGGGGATCTCTGTGTTGGTATCAGGAGAGCCAAAAGAGGGATAGGTGGTGGACAGGAGTCCTTGTCTGGATGGAATCCAGCTGCTGGAAACTGTGCATCGCCATATGCTGGGTTTTCTGTCTTCTTGAGGGAAGACGATAAGAGAAATGGTAATGGTGGGAATTTGAAATCTGGTCCCAGAGGAAAGGAGAGAGTTAGGCCTGAATCTGTGATTGAGGCTGCAACTCTAGCAGCCAATGGACAGCCATTTGAGATTGTTTACTACCCTAGAGCAAGCACCCCGGAGTTCTGTGTGAAAGCCTCCCTTGTGAGCACTGCGATGCGGGTGCCATGGTGTGGGGGTATGAGGTTCAAGATGGCATTTGAAACTGAAGATTCTTCTCGGATAAGCTGGTTTATGGGAACCATATCGTCTGCTCAAGTTGTTGATCCAGTTCGCTGGCCTGGTTCACCATGGAGGCTTCTACAG GTGACATGGGATGAGCCGGACCTGCTACAAAACGTGAAACGTGTTAGCCCATGGTTGGTCGAATTGGTATCTAGCATGCCCGCCATTCATCTCTCACCCTTCTCGCCGCCAAGAAAGAAACTACGGTTACCACCCCACCCTGATTTCCCCCTTGAAGGACAATTTACGTTACCCTCCTTTTCCACCAACCCTCTAGGATCCAGCAGCCCCTTGTGTTGTATATCAAACAACACTTCTGCAGGCATACAGGGAGCCAGGCATATTCAATTTGGTACATCTTTATCAGATCTCCACTTCAACAAACTGCAGTCGGGTCTGCATCCGTCCTTTTTCCAGAGTCTTGATCACGCTCCTCCACTGACTAGAACTCAAAATGGCCTCACCATGAACAAGGCTGATAGTAGTGAGGATGTGTCTTGGCTGACCATCGGTAACTCGAGCCCGAGCTCGAAAAAGGCTTGTGAAGCAATCACACCTCAGTTTGTGCTCTTCGGTCAGCCAATACTTACCGAGCAGCAAATGTCTCTTAGTTTCTCTAGTGAAACAGTCTCCCAAGTTGTTAATGGGAACAGTTCATCTCCAGAGAAAACGTTATCCAGTGTTAGTTTCTCACCTATGGTTAATCAGTGTCCCCAGCAAGAGAATCCATCCTCAGAAGGCTTTCCATTTCTTAAGGACCGTCAGATGATTGATATGGGTTTAGAGACTGGGCAATGCAAAGTTTTTATGGAATCTGAAGATGTGGGACGGACTCTTGACTTGTCAGTTCTTAATTCATATGAAGAGCTATATAGAAAGCTAGCCGACATGTTTCTCATAGAACCACCAGAGACTTTGAACCACGTGGTCTACCTGAACATGACAGGTGCTGTAAAACACGCAGGAGACGAACCATTCAG CGAGTTCAAGAATTCAGCAAAGAGGTTGACAGTTCTTGCAGATGCAGGAAGCGACAACCAAGGGAAAAG GAAATGGATGACTGGGGCGCGCAATGCAGAATCTGGAATAGACACTTCCAATAAGACGGGGCAGTTAAGCATATTTGCTTAA